Proteins encoded within one genomic window of Spirulina major PCC 6313:
- the dcd gene encoding dCTP deaminase — MIQNDIWIKQKAAEGLIQPFEATLIRKVDQLPVISYGLSSYGYDIRLSPNEFRVFRHIPGTVVDPKYFNPHNLEPVELHHDKNGNFFILPAHSYGLGVALEKINVPDYISVLCIGKSTYARCGIIANLTPAEAGWRGHLTLEFSNSSSADCRIYANEGVVQLLFLEGEECETSYNKRQGKYQDQPEQVIVSRV; from the coding sequence ATGATTCAAAATGACATCTGGATTAAACAAAAAGCTGCCGAAGGATTAATTCAACCCTTTGAAGCCACTTTAATCCGCAAAGTCGATCAACTCCCTGTCATTTCCTACGGACTCAGTAGCTACGGCTATGATATCCGCCTCAGTCCCAACGAATTCCGCGTTTTTCGTCATATTCCCGGCACAGTTGTTGATCCGAAATATTTCAACCCCCACAACCTTGAACCGGTGGAATTACATCATGATAAAAACGGCAATTTTTTCATCCTCCCTGCCCATTCCTACGGCTTGGGCGTTGCCCTAGAAAAGATCAACGTTCCGGATTATATTTCCGTATTATGTATTGGAAAATCAACCTACGCACGTTGCGGAATCATTGCAAATCTTACCCCCGCTGAAGCCGGTTGGCGCGGACATTTAACCCTCGAATTCTCTAATTCTTCTAGTGCAGATTGCCGAATCTATGCAAATGAAGGAGTAGTACAGCTACTCTTTTTAGAGGGTGAAGAATGTGAAACGAGCTACAACAAACGTCAGGGAAAGTATCAAGATCAGCCCGAACAAGTGATTGTTTCACGGGTTTAG